The sequence below is a genomic window from Acidilobus saccharovorans 345-15.
GAGCATCACGGCGAGGGCCCCCTGGAGGTCCCTGAGCCTCTGGGCCTCGCCCGCGAGCCCGAGCTGGGAGGCGACTTCGGCGTAGGCCCTCGACTCCATGACCCTCCTGGCGGCCTCCCACGGCTCCACGCCGCGGCCCACGAGGCCCTGGAGGCCGTAGGCTACCCTCCTGAAGAGCTCGTGCACTGCGGCCCCGAGGAGCATCGCCGCGTCCTGCCTGGGCCCCCTGAGCCTCGCCTCGAGGGCCTCCCTCGGGCAGCAGCTGTAGTAGGCAACCTCGGCCACGCCGAGGCCGGCCCTGTACCTGGGCCTGACGGGCGGCCTGTCCCAGGCCCAGCCCCTCAGCTCAGAGGGGACGCTGAGCTGAAGACCGTGCAGGTACTTGAGCTCCTGCCTGAGCAGCTGCAGCACCCTCTGGCACCCCAGGGGGAGGTGGGGCGAGGAGCTCTTATTGATGATCTGAACACGCTCTGGGATAATCCCAATTGTTAAGTGACAAACGTACATTTAATGGATAAGCAGTTTTGATTATTTTGTTAATTTACCTTATAAACTACTTAGCCGGGTAATTCCCACGTTTCACATGGGAAGTCACATGCCCGGTGGGAGCGGTGGGAACATCAATTTTACTTAACTAAACATCAGAGAAAGTTAAAAATTCATGGGGGCTTCCCATGTCTCACATGGGAAGTCCCCCGGGGGCCGGCGGTAAACTTAAGTATTCCCCTGCAGAGGACAACGGTGGGACAGGAGGGCCGGCCCTGGCAAGGTGAGGGCCAAGGCCAGGGCACGGCATCCCATGGCTTGGGAAACCACGAGATGGTGTTGCAACGAAGACCAACAGACTCAGGCTCTGAGTCAGGAAGCCTAAGGAAACCACGAGATGGTGTTGCAACAACTCCGTTACGTCAATGTCTACCGTGATCATGATGTCAGCCGGAAACCACGAGATGGTGTTGCAACGGTTGAACGCTACTTGTGCTAGAAAGTCGTCATCGTTTTCAAGAAACCACGAGATGGTGTTGCAACTAGAACGTTAGCGGAATGACGCCAAGCTGGAATGCCGTGGAAACCACGAGATGGTGTTGCAACTTGCCCTGGCGTGGACCTTAGAACCCTGGTGCCTTGAGGAAACCACGAGATGGTGTTGCAACCTGGGGAGCATGCCTAGGGAGAAGGCGTTGGCTAAAATAACCCTGGAAACCACGAGATGGTGTTGCAACTGAGGCATGGCCTCAGGGTCAAGGCGAAAGAAAGAAATGAAGGAAACCACGAGATGGTGTTGCAACTAGTGAAGTCCTTCAGTTCGGCCAAAAAAGCGCCATCAGGAAACCACGAGATGGTGTTGCAACGTCTCAATGAGGTGTTGCAGTAGCTTCACGTCATTCCGTGCGAAACCAAGGAATGGTGTTGCAACCAAAATAGCAAGACGCCTGCGCTGCTTTATTGAGATGATCAATTGGCAACCGCGGAATGATGTTTAACACCCTGGGGCCTGAGGAGACCAAGGTTCCAGAGTCAGAGGGGTAAAGGTGAGTTCGGTGAGGCGGAGGACGTCACTGCGGTGCCTGGAGGAGGGGCCCCTGCCAGTAAAACAGAAAAAGAAAAAAAGTGTCAGAACTCCATCACGGAGCCCCAGCCCCTCTCAGTGCAAAGCCCCACAGGCCCTTTCACGTCTACCTTAACCCCTGGCATGACCGCAAGTGCCATCGGCAGCCTCCTGCCGTTATCAAACCCTAACGAGAGCAGCCTGTAGATGACGGCTGTGCACTCCCTGTCCCCCTCCTTAGTCTCCGCCTTAACGGGCGTCGCGGTCGCCTGGTTTTTGTCCCACACTATCTTGTTATCATCAACTACGTCAACTATGGCAGGTGAAATCAAAACACTCCCTAGCCCGAGGGCGCCTTCCTTTACCTTGATGTCCTTTATGACCTCTATCTTAGCTGGCCTGGACTCGCCTCCAAAGGCGCCAATGGAGTTGTTGAGCTTTAAGGTCTTGTCATAGGCCTCGTCGTCATAAACTTCGACCAGCACGCCGTACCTCGTCGGAC
It includes:
- the cas4a gene encoding type I-A CRISPR-associated protein Cas4/Csa1; the protein is MLQLLRQELKYLHGLQLSVPSELRGWAWDRPPVRPRYRAGLGVAEVAYYSCCPREALEARLRGPRQDAAMLLGAAVHELFRRVAYGLQGLVGRGVEPWEAARRVMESRAYAEVASQLGLAGEAQRLRDLQGALAVMLAGDATLQRLLGGSATGSWAPWLSEYVVDGTPLGLARRLRVDALMSGAVVEFKVGQARDWHAVQMAGYAMALESQLEVPFDYGLLVSVSLSPPSLSVHGLLLGEGPRSRFLEARDSMAEELASSGVAAV